Proteins from one methanogenic archaeon mixed culture ISO4-G1 genomic window:
- a CDS encoding EamA-like transporter family protein, whose product MDHEKKKRIGILMGVLCALYWGVWYAPGYAIYVTPLVNDVYFNLLDYGLSDDLAAVLQAVFLTGINAIACAVLLFIWNGGLGKMGELKRTIVQVRSVTKYYIIAGICGACAVSGTYIAALFLSPGFAAIAGLLYPIIGTIMSVLYLKQKVSKRAYLSIIVLLAGGITLYSGSLVTGGVDSANPVIGCIGGIMAAVGWGFEGAVAGKALDLTEPDIGLHLRFIFEALFWIIVLIVIALTGIPIFATIGTLFEPTTFLLVLMIGFSFAWCYVTWYKSFPMIGVARGQAIGSLYAACGVIFLCIFLGPANALGYTEDSMWTIIGFTIAGLIICLIGSFLLATEDAEDTATLREV is encoded by the coding sequence ATGGACCACGAGAAGAAGAAAAGAATCGGTATTCTCATGGGTGTCCTATGCGCCCTGTATTGGGGAGTCTGGTACGCACCTGGCTACGCCATCTACGTGACACCCCTCGTAAACGACGTATACTTCAATCTGCTCGATTACGGGCTGAGCGATGATTTGGCAGCGGTTCTTCAGGCAGTGTTCCTTACCGGAATCAACGCCATCGCCTGCGCAGTGCTCCTGTTCATCTGGAACGGAGGACTCGGAAAGATGGGCGAGCTCAAGAGAACAATCGTTCAGGTCAGATCGGTCACCAAGTACTACATCATCGCAGGTATCTGTGGAGCATGTGCGGTTTCCGGTACCTACATCGCAGCACTGTTCCTGAGCCCCGGATTCGCAGCAATCGCAGGACTTCTGTACCCCATCATCGGTACGATCATGTCTGTCCTGTATCTTAAGCAGAAGGTCTCCAAGAGAGCATACCTCTCCATCATCGTCCTGCTGGCAGGAGGAATCACCCTGTACTCCGGAAGTCTGGTTACCGGAGGAGTCGACTCCGCCAACCCGGTCATCGGATGTATCGGTGGAATCATGGCAGCGGTCGGATGGGGATTCGAGGGAGCAGTCGCCGGAAAGGCACTGGATCTCACCGAGCCCGATATCGGACTGCACCTCAGGTTCATCTTCGAGGCACTGTTCTGGATCATCGTGCTGATCGTCATCGCACTCACCGGAATCCCGATATTCGCGACCATCGGAACCCTCTTCGAGCCCACCACTTTCCTGCTGGTGCTCATGATCGGATTCTCATTCGCATGGTGCTACGTCACTTGGTACAAGTCGTTCCCCATGATCGGAGTCGCAAGGGGACAGGCAATCGGATCGCTCTACGCAGCTTGCGGAGTCATCTTCCTGTGCATCTTCCTCGGACCTGCCAACGCTCTTGGATACACCGAGGACAGCATGTGGACCATCATCGGATTCACCATTGCAGGACTTATCATCTGTCTCATCGGATCGTTCCTGCTCGCAACCGAGGATGCCGAAGATACCGCAACCCTCAGGGAGGTATGA
- a CDS encoding trimethylamine methyltransferase corrinoid protein, which produces MTLAEDAKKAIMTYNNKEAVAVAQKAVAEGADIVALIENGYSAGMTEVGALFEQKKLFLPHVMAAAATMNAAMEVLEPEIAKKGQGMGTGLGTVIICSIEGDIHSIGKDIVAIMLKVAGFNVKNIGRDVPLDTIVQSCIDNKADAVGTSALMTSTMVGQKTFEEKLKAAGIRDSILTNVGGAPVTQQWADEIGADLYTENASDAAAKFSAAFEKK; this is translated from the coding sequence ATGACACTAGCAGAGGATGCAAAGAAGGCAATTATGACCTACAACAACAAAGAGGCCGTCGCAGTCGCCCAGAAGGCCGTTGCAGAGGGTGCAGACATCGTCGCACTCATCGAGAACGGTTACTCCGCAGGAATGACCGAGGTCGGAGCTCTCTTCGAGCAGAAGAAGCTCTTCCTGCCCCACGTCATGGCAGCAGCAGCCACCATGAACGCGGCAATGGAAGTCCTCGAGCCTGAGATCGCGAAGAAAGGCCAGGGAATGGGAACTGGACTCGGAACAGTCATCATCTGTTCAATCGAGGGAGATATCCACTCCATCGGTAAGGACATCGTCGCAATCATGCTGAAGGTTGCCGGATTCAATGTCAAGAACATTGGACGTGACGTACCCCTCGACACGATCGTACAGTCCTGTATCGACAACAAGGCGGACGCTGTCGGAACATCTGCTCTGATGACATCCACCATGGTCGGTCAGAAGACCTTCGAAGAGAAGCTCAAGGCAGCAGGAATCAGGGACTCCATCCTGACCAACGTCGGAGGAGCACCCGTCACCCAGCAGTGGGCAGACGAGATCGGAGCGGACCTCTACACCGAGAACGCTTCCGATGCTGCTGCAAAGTTCTCTGCAGCCTTCGAGAAAAAGTGA
- a CDS encoding trimethylamine:corrinoid methyltransferase MttB, whose protein sequence is MAKIQYPGKTALNGLQIELFSEDDCIAIDNATRDVLWNYGVQVSDEECMHIFEDAGCIVDYNTKMVRIPDFLLNKALASAPKTFYLYGRDDEHTVEQTWKGRVHYTCFGTGIQVCTYLGDGKYETRDSNSADLAQIAKLCDWADGISYFSLPVSARDWAGKGAEDVHEAYISIANTVKHFHHIDPVAEHVKYYWEMVKAFYGGDEKKARDRPIMSMLVCPTSPLELSHNAAQVIKQGAEYGIPVNVLSMAMAGGSSSVHLAGTLVTHNAEILSGIVLAEIVKPGAPVFYGSSTTIFDLMHGTAPVGAPELGLISAAVAKLGQYYGLPVFTAGMOTDAKVPDSQAAHEKTITSLLPAMAGVNSIYGSGMLELGQTFSMEQLVIDNDIIAMERRAMEGIPVNDETLAVDVIKEIGVGQDFIGHPTTMANMDIASNPTVFNRDMIGDWRAQGSKACVDVAHEIVVDVLKNHVVAPLDPEVDKKMKAIVDEADKEFLNKKN, encoded by the coding sequence ATGGCAAAAATCCAGTACCCTGGAAAGACAGCACTTAACGGGCTGCAGATCGAGCTCTTCTCAGAGGATGACTGCATCGCAATCGACAATGCGACAAGGGATGTCCTTTGGAACTACGGAGTTCAGGTGTCTGATGAGGAGTGTATGCACATCTTCGAGGACGCAGGATGTATCGTCGACTACAACACAAAGATGGTCAGGATCCCTGACTTCCTGCTGAACAAGGCACTTGCATCCGCCCCCAAGACATTCTACCTCTACGGAAGGGACGACGAGCACACAGTCGAGCAGACATGGAAGGGCCGTGTCCACTACACCTGTTTCGGAACCGGAATCCAGGTATGTACATACCTCGGAGACGGAAAGTACGAGACCCGTGACTCCAACAGTGCAGACCTCGCACAGATCGCAAAGCTGTGCGACTGGGCAGACGGAATCAGCTACTTCTCCCTCCCCGTTTCCGCAAGAGACTGGGCAGGAAAGGGAGCAGAGGATGTCCACGAGGCATACATCTCCATCGCCAACACCGTCAAGCACTTCCACCACATTGACCCCGTCGCAGAGCACGTCAAGTACTACTGGGAGATGGTCAAGGCATTCTACGGTGGAGACGAGAAGAAGGCACGTGACAGACCCATCATGTCGATGCTGGTCTGCCCCACATCGCCTCTCGAGCTGTCCCACAACGCTGCCCAGGTCATCAAGCAGGGAGCCGAGTACGGTATCCCCGTCAACGTCCTGTCAATGGCAATGGCCGGAGGATCATCATCCGTCCACCTTGCAGGAACACTCGTAACACACAACGCCGAGATCCTTTCCGGTATCGTCCTCGCAGAGATTGTGAAGCCCGGAGCACCCGTCTTCTACGGATCATCCACCACAATCTTCGACCTGATGCACGGAACCGCACCCGTCGGAGCACCTGAGCTCGGACTCATCTCTGCAGCCGTCGCCAAGCTCGGACAGTACTACGGACTGCCCGTGTTCACAGCTGGTATGTAGACCGACGCCAAGGTCCCTGACTCCCAGGCAGCACACGAGAAGACCATCACATCTCTTCTCCCCGCAATGGCTGGAGTCAACTCCATCTACGGATCCGGAATGCTTGAGCTCGGACAGACTTTCTCCATGGAGCAGCTCGTCATCGACAATGACATCATTGCGATGGAGAGGAGGGCAATGGAGGGTATCCCAGTCAACGATGAGACCCTTGCCGTCGACGTCATCAAGGAGATTGGTGTCGGACAGGACTTCATCGGACACCCCACCACCATGGCAAACATGGACATCGCTTCCAACCCCACCGTGTTCAACAGGGACATGATCGGAGACTGGAGAGCACAGGGATCCAAGGCATGTGTCGATGTCGCCCACGAGATCGTCGTAGACGTTCTCAAGAACCACGTCGTTGCACCTCTCGACCCCGAAGTCGACAAGAAGATGAAGGCCATCGTAGACGAGGCCGACAAAGAGTTCCTCAACAAGAAGAACTGA
- a CDS encoding transposase produces MMIKMGERGPKQKFLEISCPNEECRNFGRLGEQNIIANGTYQTKSGTVRKYKCKTCGRVFNDRTGTAYEHTHLTKEEHNLIMACQANGVGVRRTADIVGCTVRTVQKRTKRGGEHVAKVSASLESKGVAPESLQFDELLYTLKKT; encoded by the coding sequence ATGATGATCAAGATGGGAGAAAGAGGGCCTAAACAGAAGTTCTTGGAGATCTCGTGCCCGAACGAGGAATGCAGGAATTTCGGCAGACTCGGGGAGCAGAACATCATAGCGAACGGGACCTATCAGACGAAGTCAGGGACCGTGCGCAAATACAAATGTAAGACCTGCGGACGCGTGTTCAACGACCGTACTGGCACAGCTTATGAGCATACCCACCTGACCAAGGAGGAGCACAATCTGATCATGGCCTGTCAGGCCAACGGGGTTGGCGTCCGGAGGACGGCCGACATCGTCGGCTGCACGGTCAGGACCGTGCAGAAGCGTACGAAACGCGGCGGAGAGCATGTTGCTAAGGTCTCGGCCAGTCTGGAATCGAAGGGTGTGGCCCCCGAGAGCCTCCAATTCGATGAGCTTTTATATACTCTAAAAAAAACATGA
- a CDS encoding dimethylamine:corrinoid methyltransferase MtbB gives MGDGKRVLMTKEAILDDLHNGTADAADMAGVPMLTADELEHIADIIISQDRVVGVEPGHEVVLSYDIGQLDFTGDNGNSGNGVDMGRLEAALLHERALGADTFELAHSDYSIKPVKPVIAMEMQTMEEIQAEIVAPFFYGAMPNQGLYYAPDGPYGNPADLMREFKIEESMQQSELASQHVTRDIEYVTTRLQQAGSDGFNFDTTGSAGDADCVGTLNGVKILREQCPEAYIQVGFAGESIMGIHGMIEFEGQVVAGMYPHQYVKLAEKAGANVCGTVCNTNTSKSLAFNIARAVTFIKEAVKTSNIPIHADMGMGVGGIPMCETPPIDAVSRASKAMVEIAGVDGIOVGVGDPAGMDLPHFLTSGMGGIRTTGDLIARMQFGKNMRIKDAKAYVAKKLGITTVELADEFVMRDLREELGIGVVTGVPGAPRGIAAKMNIENLLDIKINSCEKFREKTQRR, from the coding sequence ATGGGGGACGGAAAGAGAGTCCTCATGACCAAGGAAGCAATCCTTGATGACCTGCACAACGGTACAGCAGATGCCGCGGACATGGCCGGCGTTCCTATGCTCACAGCAGACGAACTCGAGCACATCGCCGACATCATCATCTCCCAGGACAGGGTCGTCGGAGTCGAGCCCGGTCACGAGGTCGTACTTTCCTACGATATCGGACAGCTGGACTTTACAGGTGACAACGGAAACTCCGGAAACGGAGTCGACATGGGAAGGCTCGAGGCAGCTCTCCTCCACGAGAGGGCACTCGGAGCAGACACATTCGAGTTGGCACACTCTGACTACTCCATCAAGCCTGTGAAACCCGTCATCGCGATGGAGATGCAGACAATGGAGGAGATCCAGGCAGAGATCGTTGCTCCCTTCTTCTACGGAGCAATGCCCAACCAGGGACTCTACTACGCACCTGACGGACCCTACGGAAACCCGGCAGACCTCATGAGGGAGTTCAAGATTGAGGAGTCCATGCAGCAGTCAGAGCTCGCATCCCAGCACGTTACCAGGGATATCGAGTACGTGACAACAAGGCTCCAGCAGGCTGGATCCGATGGATTCAACTTCGACACGACTGGTTCCGCAGGAGACGCAGACTGTGTAGGTACCCTCAACGGAGTCAAGATCCTCAGGGAGCAGTGCCCCGAAGCGTACATCCAGGTCGGATTCGCTGGTGAGTCAATCATGGGAATCCACGGAATGATCGAGTTCGAGGGACAGGTCGTCGCAGGAATGTACCCCCACCAGTACGTCAAGCTCGCCGAGAAGGCCGGAGCGAACGTCTGCGGTACCGTCTGCAACACCAACACCAGCAAGTCACTGGCTTTCAACATCGCAAGGGCAGTCACCTTCATCAAGGAGGCCGTCAAGACATCCAACATCCCCATCCACGCAGACATGGGAATGGGAGTCGGCGGAATCCCGATGTGCGAGACACCCCCAATCGACGCAGTCTCCAGGGCAAGCAAGGCCATGGTCGAGATCGCTGGCGTCGACGGAATATAGGTCGGAGTAGGAGACCCCGCAGGAATGGATCTCCCCCACTTCTTGACCTCCGGAATGGGTGGAATCAGGACCACTGGTGACCTGATCGCCAGGATGCAGTTCGGAAAGAACATGCGCATCAAGGATGCAAAGGCGTACGTCGCCAAGAAGCTCGGCATCACAACTGTCGAGCTCGCAGACGAGTTCGTGATGAGGGACCTCCGTGAGGAGCTCGGAATCGGAGTCGTCACCGGAGTACCCGGAGCACCCCGCGGAATCGCAGCCAAGATGAACATCGAGAACCTGCTCGACATCAAGATCAACAGCTGTGAGAAGTTCCGCGAGAAGACACAGAGGCGCTGA
- a CDS encoding dimethylamine methyltransferase corrinoid protein: MAFEDEAKKLKDALVSCKVPDIGKAVEEAHAAGMPADEIITTLGAAMSDVGVLFERGKLFLPHVLSAAAGMKNAMSTLDEELKAGAGSDQAKGVAVMGTVEGDVHDIGKSICSTMLQCAGFEVRDLGRDVPLKNFIEEVKNGCNFCGMSALMTTTMVGMKTVIEDLKAQGIRDQVKIMVGGAPVTQAYADKIGADIYGESASETTKKAQAVASD, translated from the coding sequence TTGGCTTTTGAAGATGAGGCAAAGAAGCTCAAGGACGCGTTGGTTTCCTGTAAGGTCCCCGACATCGGTAAGGCTGTCGAGGAGGCTCACGCAGCAGGAATGCCCGCAGATGAGATCATCACAACACTCGGTGCAGCAATGTCCGATGTCGGAGTTCTCTTCGAGAGGGGAAAACTGTTCCTGCCCCACGTCCTGAGCGCAGCAGCCGGAATGAAGAACGCCATGTCCACACTCGACGAGGAGCTGAAGGCCGGAGCAGGATCCGACCAGGCAAAGGGAGTCGCAGTCATGGGAACGGTCGAGGGAGATGTCCACGACATCGGAAAGTCGATCTGCTCCACCATGCTCCAGTGCGCAGGATTCGAGGTCCGCGACCTCGGAAGGGACGTACCTCTCAAGAACTTCATCGAGGAAGTCAAGAATGGCTGTAACTTCTGCGGAATGTCTGCACTCATGACCACCACAATGGTCGGAATGAAGACAGTCATCGAGGACCTCAAGGCACAGGGGATCCGCGACCAGGTCAAGATCATGGTCGGAGGAGCACCCGTCACCCAGGCATACGCCGACAAGATCGGAGCAGACATCTACGGAGAGTCCGCTTCCGAGACAACCAAGAAGGCCCAGGCAGTAGCTTCTGACTGA
- a CDS encoding monmethylamine methyltransferase corrinoid protein, producing MANEEILAELKTSVETWNIKLAEEATKKAIDAKMEIGDIIGKGLGKGMETIGERFDKAEIYLPQVVAASKTMEAALNILKPLMEAGQGELKGTVVMGTVEGDIHEIGKNVCCAMLRGAGYNVIDLGPDASAMDFMDAAEENDAQVVGGSALMTTTLESQREIVETIKEMEAPYKAIFGGAPCSKEWCDQIGADGYSETANEIIGLVDKLVGN from the coding sequence ATGGCAAACGAGGAGATTCTGGCCGAACTTAAGACGTCGGTCGAGACATGGAACATCAAGCTTGCAGAGGAAGCCACCAAGAAGGCAATCGATGCAAAGATGGAGATCGGAGACATTATCGGAAAGGGACTTGGAAAGGGAATGGAGACCATCGGAGAAAGGTTCGACAAGGCCGAGATCTACCTTCCCCAGGTCGTCGCAGCATCCAAGACAATGGAGGCAGCACTCAACATCCTGAAACCCCTCATGGAGGCCGGACAGGGAGAGCTGAAGGGAACCGTCGTCATGGGAACCGTCGAGGGAGACATCCACGAGATCGGAAAGAATGTCTGCTGCGCAATGCTCAGGGGAGCAGGATACAACGTCATCGACCTTGGACCCGACGCATCCGCAATGGACTTCATGGACGCTGCAGAGGAGAACGACGCACAGGTCGTCGGAGGATCCGCACTCATGACCACCACTCTTGAGTCCCAGAGAGAGATCGTTGAGACCATTAAGGAGATGGAGGCCCCCTACAAGGCAATCTTCGGCGGAGCACCCTGCTCGAAGGAGTGGTGCGACCAGATCGGAGCAGACGGATATTCCGAGACTGCCAACGAGATTATCGGACTCGTGGACAAGCTCGTCGGAAACTGA